A single window of Phaenicophaeus curvirostris isolate KB17595 chromosome 7, BPBGC_Pcur_1.0, whole genome shotgun sequence DNA harbors:
- the FASTKD1 gene encoding FAST kinase domain-containing protein 1, mitochondrial, which yields MLCLRQVFLFTVRRYQARTLSSDLLLSQINNCTHEDEVFSLVGSNKARLSEKHVGIALNMLWQLQKKRPHLSRTINYVRNHSQFLTLCILAEDKVEHMEDEAIVDALYSILRLSVGHHNSLAEVLVTEAWKRLERLSLPALSKFALCLYKQQRHFSPVLGKVAHIVDMKLDSIQDIRVLSVLMISISDVISQSFRDRLLHKAGQLLEEKNELHLNYAKRILQFLQNVRLRYHPLLEKCNKIFLRSASRLDIHSINLIFGQYEQLGFDSAEFRLVAKQLLSETVDDYNDPETFAKLFFALGPMAGSKARDRLLVTAARMAEEFSSHQALVILKTMWKMKWRHSHLLKKMTSVLHKHLDSYHVLQLVKLTQYLVGLRCQDLELFAKLAMLLFGFLKSSVIPADTAAIIRALAMLPSVQVDKIIINQAAAVLPQCRLHHLNCIATALVKWNHYDQLHWQNSSELCVKLLQKLNECGFQRLQKANNLNLFLEELSHVNAEWFEEVLSEETVAMCQRLIDQITWANVLQLSLFLMKTNLRCPSLLDRIAAVTVENIDKIHPFEIYFILFLFSALNYDPPASEELFETCIQHLTSNLSCFESHHLVLLGHVLAVAGYFPPVMITRIFNVSFLSKLDSQLEVLPDTLKQRICSALMKLNRAVCLESPEFRIPWFHEYYCQRVFRNSSSRINPLRQHVHRMLTEILGGSHYARMSVLTPYYYEIDFECILDENKKPLSYMAQNIPSDDVKGIHLNHDVKDEWRKALPPGAQRIALEFLDSKAFSKDSRHLKGETAAKKRHLEMLGYRVVQIPHFEWNSMVLSTKGEQVEYLRRHLYGIQ from the exons atgctttgtttGAGGCAGGTTTTCTTGTTTACAGTGAGACGTTACCAAGCTCGGACTCTGAGTAGTGATCTGCTTTTGAGCCAGATAAATAACTGCACCCATGAAGATGAAGTGTTCAGCCTTGTTGGAAGCAACAAGGCCAGGCTCTCTGAAAAACATGTGGGCATTGCATTGAACATGCTGTGGCAACTGCAAAAGAAGAGGCCACATCTCTCACGGACTATTAACTATGTAAGAAATCACTCCCAGTTTCTTACTCTTTGCATTTTAGCAGAAGACAAGGTGGAACACATGGAAGATGAGGCCATAGTGGATGCCCTGTATAGTATCCTGAG GCTCAGTGTTGGACACCACAATTCTCTAGCAGAAGTTCTTGTTACAGAAGCATGGAAGAGATTAGAAAG GCTTAGTTTGCCAGCTCTGTCTAAATTTGCGCTGTGTTTATACAagcaacaaagacatttcagTCCTGTTCTTGGCAAAGTAGCTCATATTGTGGACATGAAACTGGATTCTATACAGGATATAAG GGTCTTGTCAGTTTTGATGATCAGCATATCTGATGTTATCTCACAGAGTTTTCGAGATCGGTTACTACACAAGGCTGGACAGCTTTTGGAAGAGAAGAATGAACTCCACTTGAACTATGCCAAAAGAATACTCCAGTTTCTTCAAAATGTTAGACTGAGATATCATCCATTGCTAGAAAAATGCAACAAGATATTCCTAAGAAGTGCCTCCCGTCTTGATATACACAGTATTAATCTTATTTTCGGACAGTATGAGCAGCTGGGTTTTGACAGTGCTGAATTCCGCTTGGTTGCTAAACAGCTGCTGTCTGAAACTGTAGATGATTATAATGATCCTGAAActtttgcaaaattattttttgctcTCGGGCCTATGGCGGGATCCAAGGCAAGAGACAG GTTGCTAGTAACTGCAGCACGCATGGCAGAAGAATTTAGCAGTCACCAAGCATTGGTAATACTGAAGACGATGTGGAAAATGAAATGGAGACATTCTCATCTACTCAAAAA aATGACTTCTGTTCTGCACAAACACTTGGACAGCTATCATGTATTGCAGTTGGTAAAGTTAACGCAGTACTTGGTGGGTTTGCGTTGCCAGGATCTGGAGCTGTTTGCCAAACTAGCAATGTTACTATTTGG TTTTTTAAAATCTAGTGTTATACCTGCTGATACTGCTGCAATAATTCGTGCTCTGGCCATGCTTCCTTCAGTTCAAGTGGACAAAATCATTATAAACCAAGCAGCAGCAGTCCTGCCTCAGTGCAGGCTCCATCATTTGAATTGCATTGCTACAGCTCTTGTCAAATGGAATCATTATGACCAGTTGCACTGGCAAAACAGTTCTGAGCTATGTGTAAAGCTTCTACAAAAGCTAAATGAGTGTGGATTTCAGAGGCTTCAGAAAGCCAACAACTTAAATCTTTTCTTGGAAGAACTTAGCCATGTGAACGCAGAGTGGTTTGAAGAAGTCCTCAGTGAGGAAACTGTGGCCATGTGTCAGCGCTTGATAGACCAAATAACATGGGCAAATGTATTGcaattgtctttgtttctcatgAAAACAAACCTCCGTTGTCCTTCATTACTTGACAGAATAGCTGCTGTGACTGTGGAAAACATAGACAAG atccaCCCTTTTGAAATCtattttattctcttccttttctctgctctgAATTATGACCCTCCTGCCAGTGAAGAGTTATTTGAGACTTGTATCCAACATCTTACTTCAAACTTGA GTTGTTTTGAAAGTCACCACTTGGTGCTGCTTGGTCATGTTTTGGCAGTGGCTGGGTATTTTCCTCCAGTTATGATAACGAGGatatttaatgtttctttcCTAAGCAAACTGGATTCTCAGCTTGAAG TCCTGCCTGATACCCTAAAGCAGAGGATCTGCTCAGCCCTCATGAAATTGAACAGAgcagtctgtctggaaagcccAGAGTTCCGCATCCCCTGGTTTCATGAGTACTACTGCCAACGCGTCTTTCGCAACA GCAGTAGCCGAATAAATCCCCTGCGACAGCATGTTCACAGAATGCTGACAGAGATCTTAGGAGGGAGCCATTATGCAAGAATGTCTGTTCTCACGCCATACTACTATGAAATAG ATTTTGAGTGCATTctagatgaaaataaaaaacccctttCCTATATGGCTCAGAATATACCTTCGGATGATGTGAAGGGAATACATTTGAACCATGATGTCAAGGATGAATGGAGAAAGGCTCTGCCACCAGGAGCTCAGAG AATTGCTTTAGAATTTCTTGATTCAAAAGCTTTTAGCAAAGATTCACGTCATCTGAAAGGAGAAACTGCAGCAAAAAAACGACACCTGGAAATGCTGGGGTACCGGGTAGTTCAG ATTCCTCACTTCGAATggaattctatggttctgtcaACAAAAGGTGAACAGGTAGAATATCTGAGAAGGCATCTATATGGAATACAGTGA
- the KLHL41 gene encoding kelch-like protein 41, producing MDSQRELTEELRLYQSTLLQDGLKELLEEKKFVDCSLKAGDRSLPCHRLILSACSPYFREYFLSEQNEEKKKEVVLDNVDPSILDMIVKYLYSASIDLNDSNVQDIFALASRFQIPSVFTVCVSYLQKRLAVGNCLAILRLGVLLDCPRLAFSARDFVSDHFVQICKEEDFMQLAPHELISVISPDSLNVEKEELVFEAVMRWVRTDKENRVKSLGEIFDCIRFRLMPEKYFKEHVEKDDIIKSNSDLQKKVKIIKDAFAGKLPDSSKSTEKSSKGEVNGDVGDEDLLPGYLNDLPRHGMFVKDLILLVNDTAAVAYDPLENECYLAALAEQIPRNHSSIVTKQNQVYVVGGLYVEEENKDQPFQSYFFQLDSIASEWIALPPLPSARCLFGLGESENKIYVIAGKDLRTEESLDSVLCYDPVAMKWGEIKKLPIKVYGHATISNNGLIYCLGGKTDDKKCTNRLFVYNPKKGDWRDLAPMKVARSMFGTAVYKGKIVVAGGVTEEGLTASVEAFDLTTNKWEIMPEFPQERSSISLVTLSGALYAIGGFAMIQLESKEFAPSEVTDIWKYDDEKKEWIGILKEIRYATGASCLATRLNLFKLSKL from the exons ATGGATTCCCAAAGGGAACTCACTGAAGAGCTCAGACTTTACCAATCCACCCTTCTCCAGGATGGCCTCAAGGAACTCCTCGAGGAGAAAAAGTTTGTAGATTGCTCTCTAAAAGCTGGTGACAGAAGCCTGCCTTGCCACAGGCTGATTCTGTCGGCATGTAGCCCTTATTTTCGTGAGTATTTCTTATCTGagcaaaatgaagagaaaaagaaggaggtAGTTCTAGATAACGTTGACCCCAGCATCCTGGATATGATTGTCAAATACCTTTATTCTGCAAGTATTGATCTTAACGATTCCAACGTGCAGGACATTTTTGCTTTAGCCAGTCGCTTTCAGATCCCTTCTGTATTCACTGTGTGCGTCTCCTACCTTCAGAAGAGGCTTGCTGTTGGTAACTGTCTGGCCATCCTCCGGTTAGGTGTTCTGCTCGATTGCCCAAGGCTTGCATTTTCCGCCCGTGATTTTGTTTCAGATCATTTTGTGCAGATCTGCAAAGAAGAGGATTTCATGCAGCTTGCCCCGCATGAACTTATCTCAGTTATTTCACCTGACAGCCTAAATGTAGAAAAGGAAGAACTGGTATTTGAAGCAGTAATGAGATGGGTCCGAACAGACAAGGAGAACAGAGTAAAGAGCCTGGGGGAAATTTTTGACTGCATACGTTTTCGTCTTATGccagaaaaatacttcaaagaaCACGTTGAGAAGGATGATATAATTAAAAGCAACTCAGACCTTCAGAAAAAAGTAAAGATCATTAAGGATGCTTTTGCTGGGAAACTACCTGACTCTAGCAAAAGTACAGAAAAGTCAAGCAAAGGGGAGGTCAACGGCGATGTGGGAGATGAAGATTTACTGCCTGGCTACCTAAATGACCTTCCCAGGCATGGCATGTTTGTCAAAGACCTAATTCTTCTGGTTAATGACACTGCTGCAGTGGCTTATGATCCTCTTGAAAACGAGTGCTACCTAGCAGCCCTGGCAGAACAGATTCCCAGAAATCATTCCAGTATAGTCACCAAACAAAATCAGGTCTACGTTGTTGGAGGACTGTAtgtggaagaggaaaacaaggaTCAGCCTTTCCAGTCATACTTCTTCCAG CTGGACAGCATTGCCAGCGAGTGGATTGCCCTTCCTCCTCTGCCGTCAGCCAGGTGTCTCTTCGGGCTGGGGGAGTCGGAAAACAAGATCTATGTAATTGCAGGCAAGGACCTTCGCACGGAGGAGTCTCTAGATTCAGTATTGTGCTATGATCCTGT GGCAATGAAATGGGGTGAGATCAAAAAACTACCTATCAAAGTATATGGCCATGCTACTATCTCGAACAACGGATTAATATATTGTCTTGGCGGAAAAACGGATGATAA gAAGTGCACTAATAGATTATTTGTGTACAATCCCAAGAAAGGAGACTGGAGAGACCTGGCTCCAATGAAAGTGGCTCGTTCGATGTTTGGAACAGCTGTCTATAAGGGCAAGATTGTCGTTGCAGGCGGTGTCACTGAAGAGGGCCTTACTGCATCTGTTGAAGCTTTTGATCTGACTACCAATAA GTGGGAGATTATGCCTGAATTTCCCCAAGAGAGAAGTTCCATCAGTTTAGTCACCTTAAGTGGAGCCTTGTATGCTATTGGAGGCTTTGCAATGATACAGCTTGAATCTAAAGAATTTGCACCCAGTGAAGTCACTGACATATGGAA GTATGATGACGAAAAGAAGGAATGGATTGGCATACTGAAAGAGATCCGATATGCTACTGGAGCCTCCTGCCTGGCTACACGCTTAAACCTCTTCAAGTTATCaaaactgtaa